The genomic region GAGCAGACCCTTCAGGCGGCGCGCGCCCTGGCCAGGGCCTTCTTCACCCCGGAGATGCGGCGGCTCTACGGCCTGCGGCTCTGGCGGATGGCGGACTTCTTCGAGCGCAGCGGCCGCGCCCCCATGGCCCAGGTGGCCCGGGCCGAGGCCCGCCGGCTCTTCCAGGGCGCCGAGGAACCCTTCTCCCGGTTCGCGGAGCGCCTCTTCGAGAAGCTGCTCCAGCTGGCGGGGCCTCGAACGGGCGCCCTGCCCCCCGTGGGGGCGCCGCAGCCGCAGGCCCCCTCCCCCGGCAAGAGAAGCCCGGGGGGCCTCATCCTGCCGTGAGACAGGGGGGGGAGGGCCTTGCGCCGCCTCAGTCTCCGATGCGGGCGCGCAGCAGCAGGTCCAGGTTCTCCAGCTCCCAGGCCTGGGCCCGCTTGAAGTCGTGGAAGCGCCGCTCGTGCTCCATGAACTCCGGCGGGTGGACGCACCGGCGCCCATCCTCGCCCCGGCGCGCCCGGTACACGTGGTGCAGCATCTCGTGGAAGACGATCCACTCGACGAAGTACCGGGGCACCACCGGCTGATCCAGCGCGGGGTGGATGCGGATCACCTTCGAGTCCGCCGAGTAGGAGCCCATCTTGATGCTCTTGCGCGGGCCCTTCACCCGGGGCGCCGGCCCGTAGGTGATGGCCGCGCTGATCCGGCTCTCGAAGTAACGCTCGTTGAGCCGCTCGAAGATACGGCCGAGATCATGGTGGCGGCCCACCGGATCCAACCTCAGGCGTTTGCGCATCTGCGCCGGAGACACCCGCCGGATGTAGGCCTTGTTGCGCTCGATGAAGCGATCCAGGCGCAGGCTGGCCTCCGCGTCCCCTTCCCGCACGAACTCCGCCAGCGCCTGGAGCACATCGTCCGGCGCGGCGAGGAACATGTGGTGCAGCCGCAGCCGCCACAACGCGCGCTGCCGCTGGAACGTGAGCATCGTGTGCGTGTTGTCGTGGATCTCGATGGCCACTTTCGCGCGCAGCCGCGTGCGCAGGCGGCGCTCGAGAACGCGCCGCCACACCTTCACGAGCCGATTGGGTTCCGGCGCCACCGGTTGCTGTTGCCGGGCAAGCCGTGCGGCGGGGTAACTCCGCTTTCTCACTATGTTTTTCTGCTTCGTCTGGCGTGCCATGGTGTCGGGGCGGGATTCTAAGAGCCCCTCTGACACGTGTAAACGCAACACTGGAAGCCAAAAACCTAGGGATTCCAACGACTTAAGGGCACTCAAGCGTACTCAGGCCCACTTGTCCGCCCCTGGGGGTGTGCGCCATATACCCCGCCAAGTGCCCGTTATTTCTGGCCTTTTCTGCAGGGGATGAGCAGCTCGATCGCCCCCCGGTCGTCCGGCTTGAGGATTTGCTTGAAGCTGCCCCGGGTCGGCTTCCGGGCGGAGGAGCAGGCGTACTTCACCTTGACCTGGCCGGCCGGCAAGGAGACGACCTTGTTGGGTTCGATGCGCTTGCCGTCCACCGAGATGACGACGGTGCGCGACGAGGTGGTGAACTTCACGGCCACCAGCGAGGCCGGGGCGCTCTTGCCGGCAGGCGTGGCGGCCGCCACCGCCGTGGGGGCCTGAGGCGCCACGGGGGCGCTGTCCTCCACGAGGGGCGGCGGCTCCGGCAACAGCTCCCCGGTGCCGGCCGGAGGACCTGATGGGTTGTCTCCGGTGGCGGGGGCGGGCGCCTTGCCGGCCTCCGCCGCCGCGAGGCCCTCGTCCCCCGCCGGATCCCTCGCGGGCGGCGGCGCCTCGGGCCGGGCTGGAGGCTCCGGGGCCAGGCCCCCCGTGTGCCGCAGGGGCACGGGCTGCAGGGGATCCTCGCCGAACTCGTCCTCGGGGCCGGAGCTGAGGCTCAGGGCCCAGAAGAGCCCTCCGGCGAACACGGCGAGCAGCGCCACCGCGGCCACGGCGATCAGCAGGCCCCGGCCCCGCCTCGCGGAAGGCTCGGACACCGGCCCGTACCCACCGGTGGACTCGTCCTCGTCGGGAAGCATCTCGTCGGGCAACGGCTGGGAGAGTTCCTCGCCGGACATGCCCGAGTCCGTGGCGTCCGGGGCCTCGTCGTCCCAGGGCACCATCCGCGCGGAGGGGCGAGAGCCGCGCGGGGCGGGCGTGGGCTGCGTCTGGGACATGGACCGGGAGGGCTCGTCGTCCCCGCCGGGCCGCAGCCGCTGGTTCACCGTGGGCTGCGTCAGGGAGATGGACTGGGAGTCCTCGTCATCGTCCTCCTCCTCGGCGAGCGGCCGGCGCGAGGGGGGCGCCGCGGGACGGCGCGCGCGCGGCTCGGTGTTCGGCTCGATGGCCAGGGCGGGCCGGCGCGAGGACGGCACGGCCGCCATCCCCGGGCGGCTGCCGCGCCCGCGATCCGGCACGGTGAACTCGCCGTCGTTGGAGGACCAGGCCCGGATGGGGTGCGTGCCCACCGCGGTCCGCTCCTCTTCTTCCTCCTCCTCGTCCGGCGCCTGGGGCGCGGCCGCGTCCTCCAGCGGGGCCGCCCGCTTCTCGTAGGGGTCCAGGGTGTCGTCCGGCTCGCGCTCCTCCTCGCCGTACGCCGCCTCCTCTTCCTCCTCCTCGCGGGGCGCGGGGGGCGGCGGGGGCTCCTCGCGGGCCATGGGCCGGGGGCGCGACATCTGCGTCGGCATCTCCGGCTCGGAGGCATACTCCGGCTGGGCGGCCTTCTCGCCTGCGGGCTTGCGGTGGGGGCGCGCCGAGAGCCCCATGGGCATGGGCATGGTCGCGTCCTTGCGGCCCGCCGGCGCGGCGATGGGGATGTGCAGGACGGTGCGCTCCTCCTCCTCGCCCATGAGCCGGGCGATGTAGTCGGCCACGTCCGTGCTCTGCTTGAGGGTGCCCGAGGTGAGGAACGTCTCCAGGTCCTTCTGCACCTCCGAGGCGCGCTGGTAGCGCACGTTCCGGTCCTTCAGCAGGCAGCGCATGATGATGCGCGACAGCTCCGTGGGGTAATCGTCCTTGATGAGGTGCGGGGGCGGCGGATCCTCGGAGCGGATGGCGAAGAGAATCCCCTCGGTGGTGGGCTTGGCGAAGGGGCTCTTGCCGGTGGTGATTTCGTACAGCATGGTGCCGAGCGCGAAGATGTCCGCCCGGTGATCCAGCTTCTCCTGGGCCACCTGCTCCGGCGACAGGTAGAGGAACTTGCCCTTGATGACGCCCGGCTTGCTGCGCTCGACGAAGGCGCCAGCCTTGGCGATGCCGAAGTCGACGAGCTTCACCCGCCCGTCATAGGCGAGCATCACGTTCTGGGGGCTGACGTCCCGGTGGATGAGCTGCAGCGGCCGGCCATCCACGCCGATGGAGTGGTGGGCGTAGTCGAGCCCCGAGGCCACCTGGGCGCAGACGGCCGCGGCCACGCCATAGGGCACGTTGGCGCCAAACTTCCCCTCCTCCTGCATGACGCGCCGCAGGTCGATGCCCTCGACGAACTCCATCGCGATGAAGATGGTGTTCTCCAGCCGCCCCAGCTCCGACACCTGGACGATGTTCGGGTGGTGCAGCTGCGCGGCGATGCGCGCCTCGTCCAGGAACATCTGGACGAACTCCGGCTCCTCGGAGAGGTAGGGAAGAATGCGCTTGAGGACCACCAAGTCCGGCTTGGGCGGTTCCTGCGCGAGAAAGAGCTCCGCCATTCCCCCCACCGCGAGCCGCTTGATGAGGACGTACTTGCCAAAGGGGATGGCGGTCTGGGGAGAAGAGGAAGGAATGGTGGCCCCGCCGTAGCAGATCGAAAAGAAGGTCCGGCCGTCTTGGACCTGCCGGGGAGCTTACCCGCAAAGGCGCGCTTCGGGGAGCAACCAAGCCAGGGGGGCCCACCTCCCGTCCCGCTCCCGCCCCCGAGGGGGGGGAGGGGCCCTCCAGGACCCAGGGGGTCGGCCCGGGCCTACGGGCTGGCGCCTGACAGGTCCGTGGCGCAGTCCTGCGGGTAGAGGATGTAGGTGTACTGGGCGGAGGTGCCCGGGACGACGCCCGCGTCCTGGTACGCGGTGCTGTAGGTGTCCCACACGCCGCGGATGCCGTTGGGGAACGAGACGCTGCCCCCATCCAGGGCCACCCCGCGCCAGTCACAGCGCGGGGTGCCGCCGTCCTGCGTCTGGCCGTAGGTCTTGTAGTCGTTCACCAGCACGCCGCCCGTCACCTCGAAGCCGTTGAAGCGGGTGTCTTCGGGGTCATTCGCCACCCGGCGCAGGGCCGTGGGGTTGGGGTTGGTGAGGGTAAGGGGCCCGGGGATGTGGACGCGCGCGCCCGCGTACTGGGGGTTGGCCTGGACCGCGCCGCCGCTGGCATTGCCGAAGCCCGCCGGGACGGTGACATCCTGCGGCGGGGAGACGGTGCCCGTCTTGAGGATGTTGACCTTGCCGGTGACGCCGGGAACGCCCAGGCGGAAGTCGCTCTTGATGACCGGCCGGTAGGCGTGGCGGCCCTGGTTCGCATCCGAGGCATCGGCGCTGTACTGCCGGTAGAGCCCCTCCAGGGTGATTTCGTCGCCGAGCTGGGGAACGTACGTCCCCGGCGTGTCCGTGTAGTACTTGTCGACGTAGAGGCCCTCCTGCGGGAAGCAGGGGTCCGCGGCCCAGAAGTAGGCGATGGAGTCGCCCGCATCGCCCTGGCTGGTGGTGTCCACGGCCGTGATGACCAGGTGCGAGAGCGAGACCGCATCGCCCCGCTGGGCGGCCGCCTTGAGGTGCCCCACCGGACCGCGGCCAGCGCTGTCGGGGGCGGGGCATTCCGTGCGGCCCGGGCCGGGGCCGGGGTGGGTGCCCCCATCGCAGACGCCGGTGCATCCGCTGCCCCCGCCGGGAGGGGCCTCATCGCGGCCCGAACAGCCCGCGAGCGCCGATGGGGCCTCGGCCTATAGCGGGCGGTTCTCAGGAGCAGCAAGGAAGCCCCCCACCGCGCACGTGACACCCTGGCAACACGTCTGCGACACTTCGCGCGAGAGCCGCAAGCCCTGAACTGTCCGGACCCTTGAACCCCATGTCCCGCCCCCTGCCCCCGTTCCTTCAAGGCCTGAAGCCGACCCTCCACATCTCCCACCGCGGCGGGGCCCTGCTCGCGCCGGAAAACACCCTGTTCGCCTTCCAGATGGCGGTGGAGCGCTACCGCACGCACATGCTGGAGCTGGATGTCCACCTCACGCGCGACGGGGAGGTGGTGGTGGCCCACGATGCCACGCTGGAGCGCTGCACCGACGGCACCGGCCCCCTGGCCGCGTGCTCCCTGGCGGAGCTGCAGCGCCTGGATGCCGGCTTCCGCTTCACCCCGGACGGCGGCCGCACCTTCTCCTTCCGGCGCCAGGGCATCCGCATCCCCACCCTGCGCGAGGTGCTCCGGGCGTTTCCCGGCCTGCGCATCAACCTGGAGCTGAAGCCGGACAGCCCCGGCTCCGAGCTCGTCCTGCGCGACGTGCTCCGCGAGGAAGGCGCCCTGGAGCGCGTGTGCCTGGGCAGCGAGCATGACGCCGTGGCCGAACGGCTGGTGGCCTGCATGCCCGAGGCCTGCCACTTCTACCCGCGCGACGCCCTGGCCACCTACGTGATGACCACGCGCAACGGGGAGACGCCCCCCAAGGACCCGCGCTACAGCGTGCTCGACATGCCGCTGTACTTTGGCGAGGTGCGGCTCGTGGACGCGGCCTTCCTGCGCACCGCCGCCGCCCAGGGGAAGTGGGTCAATGTGTGGACGGTGGATGATGCCGGGGAGATGCGGCGCCTGGTGGCCGAAGGCGTGGGCGGCATCATGACCGACCGTCCGGATACGCTCCGTCAGATTTTGGACGCTCCTTCTCAAGCGCAGTAAGCCGGCACCATGGCCCGCCCCGTCTCCCGCAAGCGCTCCCCCCCCACCGCTCCGGCCCCGGAGCCGGCTCCCGCCGTGGCGCCCCCCGCCCCGGCCCCCGCGCCGCGCGCGCGCAACACGCTCCGGGCCAAGCCTCCAAAGGCCCGGCGCTTCCTGGCCCTGGCCGGCAACATCGGGGCCGGCAAGACGACGGCCGCCAAGATGATCAGCCAGTCCTTCGGCTTCGAGCTGTTCGACGAGCCGGTCATCGATAACCGGTTCCTCAAGGACTACTACGCCGACATGCGCCGCTGGAGCTTCACCCTCCAGCTGGAGTTCCTCATCCGGCGCGTGGAGCACCACGAGCTCATCCACTCGGTGCGCAAGAGCTGCGTGCAGGACCGCACGCTCTACGAGGATCCGGAGATCTTCGCCAAGTACCTGCACGGGCTGGGGCACCTGACGAACGCGGAGCTGGATCTCTACTACGAGTACTTCCAGCGCCTGTCGCGCAGCATCCTGCCGCCCGACCGGGTCATCTGCTTCGAGGTGGGCGCGGTGGATGTGCTGCTGGAGCGCATCCGCACCCGGGGGCGCGCGGAGGAGAAGGGCATCCAGGAGCAGTTCCTGCGCGGCCTCAACGGCTACTACGCCACGTTCCCGCAGGTGCTCCAGAAGAAGTACGGCGTGGACTGCCTGGTGCTGGATGTCTCCTCGCGGGACATCCGCCGGGGGCAGGGACGCGAGGAGTTCCTGGATCGCGTCTCCAGCTTCCTGGCCTGAGCGGGGGCCGCCGGCCGCTCACCGCCCCGGGGGCGGCGTCACCGACGTCTGGGAAATGAGCACCCACACCGAGTCGGTCTTCTCGCTGTAGAACATGGTGATGGCCACGTTGCGCCAGCCATGGTCGAACTTGAAGATGAAGCCGAACGTCTCGTACAGCGAGCGCTGGTTGAGCCCCTGCAAGAACCGGCCGTAGAACTCACGCACCTTGGTGCAGGGGGCCACCTCATCAAAGAAGTCGCGGCCAATCTGGCGGTCGCGGTTGATGCGCGCCAGCTTCGCCTCCGTCTGGTTGAACTTGAGGATGCGGCCGGTGCGGTCCAGCTGGATGAGCCCGAAGGGCAAGGTGTCCAGCTCGGCGGCGGACAGATTGTCCGCCTGCCTCAACAGTTCATCCGCGTTTGACTTCGAGGTCGAGGCCTGGGGCAGGGGGTTCGAGGCCGCGGGGAGTGCCATGGCTTTCTCCTGGGGGGGAGCAGCGAGATGTTCAACTTGATAGAGAGCCTTACCCTGAAGAGCAATGAGCGCCGTGAATTCTTGTACGGGAGTCTGACCCAAGCATTCACCGTGCAACACGCCGCCACCGAACTCCCGAGGAGCCCCTGTGCAAGACCTTACGGCCAAGAGTCCGCGCGACTCCGAAGTGCTGATGACGCAGATGATCCTTCCCCCGGACGCCAACAACCTGAACGCGGCGTTCGGCGGCAAGGTCATGCAATGGATTGACATCTGCGGGGCCATCGCGGCACAGCGCCACTGCAGGCAGGTGGTGGTGACCGCCTCCATGGACGATCTGCACTTCCATGCCTCCATTCGCGTGGGATGGATTGCCCTGCTGCGCTCGCGCGTGCTCGCCGCCTTCCACAGCTCCATGGAGGTGGGGGTCACGGTACACGCGGAGAACCCGCTCACCGGCGAGCGCACCCTTACCACCAGTGCGCTGATGACCTTCGTGGCCCTCAACAAGGACGGGAGCCGCGCCCAGGTGCCGCCCCTGCGGCTCACGACGGAGGAAGAGCGCGGGGCCCATCAGGAAGCCGAGGAGCGGCGCGCCCAGCGCCTCGCCCGCAGGAAGGAATCGCAGGCCTGGCTGCGGGTGATGGCCCCTCCGCCAGGGGACTGAAGCGCCCACCGCCAGGCCCACCGCCCTCCTCCGCTCAGCGGGGAAGAGGGCGCGGGGCCACCGGCATCAGGTGGTGAAGGAGGTGCCGCAACCGCAGGAGGACTTGGCGTTCGGGTTCTCGAACTTGAAGCCCGCGCCCGTCACGGACGTGACGAAGTCCACCACGGTGCCCAGCAGGTACTTGCTGCTCAGCGCGTCGGTGGTGATCTTCACGCCGTCCTGCTCCCAGACGTGATCATTCGGCTTGGCTTCCTTGACCAGGTTGAGATCGTACCCCAGGCCGCTGCAGCCTGCGGGCACCACGCGGATGGAGAAAAAGTAGCCCTCGAACCCCTGGGCCTTGATGACCTCCTTCACCTGGGACACCGCGGCCACAGAGAGCCGTACCGGGTTGAGGGGGGTGGCCTGCACGTCCAGCGAAGCAGGAGCAGGGGTGGTCGTCGTATCCATGTTCGTCAGTCTCCTTGCCTGCGCCTTATAACGCCAGGCGTCGCGAATGCCATCCGTCCTGCAGTGGAAACCCAGGTTATACCCCAGCCTACATGCCCATTCCGGAGATTTCCCCCGCTGAGCTGGCCGCCCGCCTGGAGGGGCCCGCCGAGCAACGGCCCGTCCTCCTGGACGTGCGCTTCGCCGAGGAGCACGAGTACGTGGCCCTGCCCGGCTCGGTGCTCATTCCCCTGACCGAGCTGGAGGAGCGCGCCCCGGAGCTGGAGCCCCTCCGGGGCCGCCCCGTGGTCGTCTACTGCCACCATGGCGTCCGCAGCCTGGATGGCGCGGCGTACCTGCGGTCGCTGGGCCTCGAGGCCGTCTCGCTCCGGGGCGGCATCGATCTGTACGCGCGCGCGGTGGACCCGCGCCTGCCGCGCTACTAGGGCATCACCTTGGCGGTCTTGGCGTTCAGGTCCGCCGACACCGTGGTGGTGTCGCCCCGCTTGACCTGGACCTCCACCGTCAGGGGCTCGTCGAGCTTCTCGCTGTGAAGCTCCAGCACGTGCGGGCCCTCCATCAGATCGAACGGGATGCCCGGGGTGAAGTCGTAGATGTCCTGGCCCCGCTCGCGGATGGTGATCTTCCCCGGGTTGCGGGGGCTCACCTTGAGCTGGACGGAGCCCATCTTGAACTCGCGCTTGATGACCTTCGTCTCGCCGGGCTCGCCGTAGGGCAGCTCCTCCTCGGCGTAGATGCCCTGCTGCCGGTTCTCCAGCACCAGCGTGTCCTGGATGTGCGCGCCCGCCACGCCCTTGAGGGGCGTCTCGCCCAGCTCGGTCAAGGGCTCGGAGCTGCCGCACCGGTCGCTGTGGCGCACCGTCACGTGGGTCTTCGGAGAGGTGTCCACCGACACCAGGATGCCCTGGCCGTCGATGCCCTTGATGTTGAGCTTGTCCCGGAAGGCGAAGATGAGCCCGGCCACCGCGAGCACCACGGCCCCGGCGAGGACCTTCTTGAGCGCCTCGCCCGGGTTGCGCAGCAGGGCCTTCTTCGGCTTGGACGTCACAGGGGCCGAAGGCGACGAGGGCTCGTCCTCCTCCACCACCACGGACTTGCGCGGGGGCGCCTCCCGCATCTCCACGCTGCTCTTGGGGAGCACGCCCGTGCGCCGGCGCGGGGGCTGGGAGGGCTCGCCCGCGGGCCGCACCTGGCTCACGTGGCCCGTGGTCCTGCGCCGGGGCGGGGGCGCGGGCGGCGGGGTGGGCTCGGGCTCCGGCAACTGGGTGCGCTCGGAGTCCTCGTAAGGGTCCTCTTCCTCCTGGCGCTTCGCCCGGGCCTCCAGCGCGAGCGCCGCGCGGGAGGGCCGGGGCGCGGGCCGGTCCTCTTCCCCGGAGAGCGGCACCTGCCGGGAGGCGCTGCGCCGCACGGGCAGCGTGTCCTCGGCGGGGCTCTTCATCTCCGGGCGCGAGGGAATGCGTCCGACGGCCGTCTGGCCGGCGCTCGTGGCCCGGCGAGGCGTCTCCCCCGGGCGCCGGGGCGTGGGGGCCACCTGGGTGCCCTGCGGCGCCAGGTACTCGTTCATCTCCTCGTGCAGCGAGGGCGGCTGGGAGGTGCGCGTGGCGGGCCGGATGCCCGTGGAGGTGCGGGGCCGGTCGTGACGCTGGGAGCTCTCCCCCGGAGGGGCCTCCCAGCGCATGTCCGCCACGGCGGGCGGCGGGGTGCGCGACGGCCGGGCGGGCGCGGGCTCCGCGGGCGGGGGCGCGGGCGGGGCCAGGTTGGCCGAGCTGCTGGAGTCCTCGCCGTTGGGCTCGGGGTTGCCGGTCTTCTTCTCCTCCAGGAGCCGGTCCGCGAAGAGCGTCTCCATCAGCTCGGAGATCTGCACGGAGCTGGCCACCGCCTGCTCGCGCACGAGGGCCTCCTCCAGGGCGAGCTGGAACTGGCGCGCGTCGCGGTAGCGGTCATCGGCCGCCTTGGCCAGCGCCCGCATCACCACCTCGTCCATGCCCGGGGGCACGTCGGCCACCTGGGAGGGCGGCTGGATGCTGCACTCGAGCGCCGCCTGGAGCGTGGCCAGCTCCGTCTCGCGCTTGAGCGGGCGGTTGCACGTGAGCAGTTCGTAGAGCACCAGCCCGATGGCGAAGATGTCCGCGCGGTGGTCCAGCGCCTTGCCCGAGGCCTGCTCCGGCGCCATGTAGGCGAACTTGCCCTTGATGGCGCCCGACTTCGTGAGCCCCACCTGGTCGGCGGCCTTGGCGATGCCGAAGTCCACCAGCTTCACCGAGCCGTCGAAGCTGATGAGGATGTTCTGCGGGGAGATGTCCCGGTGCACCACCTTGAGGGGGCGCCCCGCGTCGTCCGTCCGGGTGTGCGCGTAGTACAGGCCCTCGCACGCCGCGGCGACGATGCGGATGGCCAGGGGGCGGGCAATCCACTGGTCCTTGCCGTAGGCCTTGCGCATCACCCGGCCCAGGTCCTCGCCGTGGACGAACTCCATGGCGATGTAATAGGTGCCGTTGGCCTCGCCGAACTCGTAGACCTGGGCGATGTTCGGGTGGGTGAAGCGCGCGGCGATCAGCGCCTCGTTCCGGAACATCTCCACGAACTCGTGGTCCTCCGCCAGGTGCGGCAGGATGCGTTTGACGACCAGGTTCTTGGCGAAGCCCTCAATCCCCGTCTGGCGCGCAAGCCAGACCTCGGCCATGCCGCCCGTGGCGAGCTTCTTCAGAAGCTGGTATTTCCCGAAAGGCTGAGGAGTCATCCCGGTGGGCTCGCCGGGGGGAGCAAGCGGAAGTGGGTGGTGTGGAGACAGGGCATCGTAGACGACAGCGCGGGTGGAGGCAAAACCGTCTTACCACGTCCGGCCGGGGGGTCTGGAGCGCCTGTCTGCTGCTCGCCACCCTGGCCGTCGCCGCCCCCCCAGCGCCGGACCGGATCGCCGTGGACCGGCGCGGCGGCGTGCTGGAGCTGTCCTGGTCGGACGCGGAGGAGCGGCTTCAAGGCTCGCTCCAGCCCCTGGCGCCCCGCGCCGGGGAGCCCCTGAAGGTCACCCTCCACGTCGGCAGCTTCCAGGGCGCC from Stigmatella erecta harbors:
- a CDS encoding serine/threonine protein kinase encodes the protein MAELFLAQEPPKPDLVVLKRILPYLSEEPEFVQMFLDEARIAAQLHHPNIVQVSELGRLENTIFIAMEFVEGIDLRRVMQEEGKFGANVPYGVAAAVCAQVASGLDYAHHSIGVDGRPLQLIHRDVSPQNVMLAYDGRVKLVDFGIAKAGAFVERSKPGVIKGKFLYLSPEQVAQEKLDHRADIFALGTMLYEITTGKSPFAKPTTEGILFAIRSEDPPPPHLIKDDYPTELSRIIMRCLLKDRNVRYQRASEVQKDLETFLTSGTLKQSTDVADYIARLMGEEEERTVLHIPIAAPAGRKDATMPMPMGLSARPHRKPAGEKAAQPEYASEPEMPTQMSRPRPMAREEPPPPPAPREEEEEEAAYGEEEREPDDTLDPYEKRAAPLEDAAAPQAPDEEEEEEERTAVGTHPIRAWSSNDGEFTVPDRGRGSRPGMAAVPSSRRPALAIEPNTEPRARRPAAPPSRRPLAEEEDDDEDSQSISLTQPTVNQRLRPGGDDEPSRSMSQTQPTPAPRGSRPSARMVPWDDEAPDATDSGMSGEELSQPLPDEMLPDEDESTGGYGPVSEPSARRGRGLLIAVAAVALLAVFAGGLFWALSLSSGPEDEFGEDPLQPVPLRHTGGLAPEPPARPEAPPPARDPAGDEGLAAAEAGKAPAPATGDNPSGPPAGTGELLPEPPPLVEDSAPVAPQAPTAVAAATPAGKSAPASLVAVKFTTSSRTVVISVDGKRIEPNKVVSLPAGQVKVKYACSSARKPTRGSFKQILKPDDRGAIELLIPCRKGQK
- a CDS encoding glycerophosphodiester phosphodiesterase; its protein translation is MSRPLPPFLQGLKPTLHISHRGGALLAPENTLFAFQMAVERYRTHMLELDVHLTRDGEVVVAHDATLERCTDGTGPLAACSLAELQRLDAGFRFTPDGGRTFSFRRQGIRIPTLREVLRAFPGLRINLELKPDSPGSELVLRDVLREEGALERVCLGSEHDAVAERLVACMPEACHFYPRDALATYVMTTRNGETPPKDPRYSVLDMPLYFGEVRLVDAAFLRTAAAQGKWVNVWTVDDAGEMRRLVAEGVGGIMTDRPDTLRQILDAPSQAQ
- a CDS encoding deoxynucleoside kinase; protein product: MARPVSRKRSPPTAPAPEPAPAVAPPAPAPAPRARNTLRAKPPKARRFLALAGNIGAGKTTAAKMISQSFGFELFDEPVIDNRFLKDYYADMRRWSFTLQLEFLIRRVEHHELIHSVRKSCVQDRTLYEDPEIFAKYLHGLGHLTNAELDLYYEYFQRLSRSILPPDRVICFEVGAVDVLLERIRTRGRAEEKGIQEQFLRGLNGYYATFPQVLQKKYGVDCLVLDVSSRDIRRGQGREEFLDRVSSFLA
- a CDS encoding PAS domain-containing protein; its protein translation is MALPAASNPLPQASTSKSNADELLRQADNLSAAELDTLPFGLIQLDRTGRILKFNQTEAKLARINRDRQIGRDFFDEVAPCTKVREFYGRFLQGLNQRSLYETFGFIFKFDHGWRNVAITMFYSEKTDSVWVLISQTSVTPPPGR
- a CDS encoding acyl-CoA thioesterase; translated protein: MQDLTAKSPRDSEVLMTQMILPPDANNLNAAFGGKVMQWIDICGAIAAQRHCRQVVVTASMDDLHFHASIRVGWIALLRSRVLAAFHSSMEVGVTVHAENPLTGERTLTTSALMTFVALNKDGSRAQVPPLRLTTEEERGAHQEAEERRAQRLARRKESQAWLRVMAPPPGD
- a CDS encoding HesB/IscA family protein, giving the protein MDTTTTPAPASLDVQATPLNPVRLSVAAVSQVKEVIKAQGFEGYFFSIRVVPAGCSGLGYDLNLVKEAKPNDHVWEQDGVKITTDALSSKYLLGTVVDFVTSVTGAGFKFENPNAKSSCGCGTSFTT
- a CDS encoding rhodanese-like domain-containing protein is translated as MPIPEISPAELAARLEGPAEQRPVLLDVRFAEEHEYVALPGSVLIPLTELEERAPELEPLRGRPVVVYCHHGVRSLDGAAYLRSLGLEAVSLRGGIDLYARAVDPRLPRY
- a CDS encoding serine/threonine protein kinase, which gives rise to MTPQPFGKYQLLKKLATGGMAEVWLARQTGIEGFAKNLVVKRILPHLAEDHEFVEMFRNEALIAARFTHPNIAQVYEFGEANGTYYIAMEFVHGEDLGRVMRKAYGKDQWIARPLAIRIVAAACEGLYYAHTRTDDAGRPLKVVHRDISPQNILISFDGSVKLVDFGIAKAADQVGLTKSGAIKGKFAYMAPEQASGKALDHRADIFAIGLVLYELLTCNRPLKRETELATLQAALECSIQPPSQVADVPPGMDEVVMRALAKAADDRYRDARQFQLALEEALVREQAVASSVQISELMETLFADRLLEEKKTGNPEPNGEDSSSSANLAPPAPPPAEPAPARPSRTPPPAVADMRWEAPPGESSQRHDRPRTSTGIRPATRTSQPPSLHEEMNEYLAPQGTQVAPTPRRPGETPRRATSAGQTAVGRIPSRPEMKSPAEDTLPVRRSASRQVPLSGEEDRPAPRPSRAALALEARAKRQEEEDPYEDSERTQLPEPEPTPPPAPPPRRRTTGHVSQVRPAGEPSQPPRRRTGVLPKSSVEMREAPPRKSVVVEEDEPSSPSAPVTSKPKKALLRNPGEALKKVLAGAVVLAVAGLIFAFRDKLNIKGIDGQGILVSVDTSPKTHVTVRHSDRCGSSEPLTELGETPLKGVAGAHIQDTLVLENRQQGIYAEEELPYGEPGETKVIKREFKMGSVQLKVSPRNPGKITIRERGQDIYDFTPGIPFDLMEGPHVLELHSEKLDEPLTVEVQVKRGDTTTVSADLNAKTAKVMP